In one window of Erythrolamprus reginae isolate rEryReg1 chromosome 1, rEryReg1.hap1, whole genome shotgun sequence DNA:
- the MDH1B gene encoding putative malate dehydrogenase 1B isoform X3, translating to MMTEEMLLIANENLETCIEIESEEKELKSLINPLHIWLNRACSPACYSLIPLLTNGEIFGMETEISLHLFDRSVFKDILLGIVMETEDLASPVLRSVTLHTELEGIFLDADIIILLDDILQETTFPTLELCIQQVTDQCKTYGPLIEQNAKSNVKIIVMGKTFTNLKSLMLMTYAPSINPRNIITLAMLLESEARAMVARKMQMHPAGIKNIIVWGNISGNSFVDLSKTELYRYDSAIWGPPSFFRPLLDVLFDREWMQIDFVASMSSLTSWGSRGLGMASAHTIATILRYWYQGSPPGEMISLGVISEGQFGLPEGIVYSMPVRFENGSWEIATEIEINEKNQSYLLILAFDLIREKQFALGEVTELNPQRREIHPIYREVAEEEEDFKVPDEPTTSLIDQERPLESEDQTVVEEMEDSDEYKDMEEENIEGEDD from the exons AGCATGCAGTCCTGCCTGTTATAGTTTGATCCCATTGTTAACTAATGGAGAAATATTTGGAATGGAAACTGAGATAAGCCTTCATTTATTTGACAGAAGTGTTTTCAAAGACATTCTTCTGGGTATTGTTATGGAGACTGAAGATTTAGCATCCCCAGTCCTTCGTAGTGTCACTTTACATACTGAACTAGAGGGGATTTTTCTTGATGCTGATATCATCATTTTGTTGGATGACATCCTACAGGAAACAACATTCCCAACACTCGAACTCTGTATCCAACAAGTCACTGATCAATGTAAAACATATGGCCCTTTGATCGAGCAGAATGCCAAAAGCAATGTCAAAATTATTGTGATGGGTAAAACCTTTACCAACCTTAAGTCATTAATGCTTATGACATACGCACCCTCTATAAATCCTAGAAATATTATCACTCTTGCCATGTTGTTGGAAAGTGAAGCCAGAGCTATGGTAGCAAGAAAAATGCAAATGCACCCAGCAG GAATAAAAAACATCATTGTTTGGGGGAACATCAGTGGCAATAGCTTCGTTGACCTGAGCAAAACAGAGCTATATAGATATGACAGTGCCATCTGGGGGCCACCAAGTTTTTTTCGTCCGTTGTTGGATGTGCTATTTGATCG TGAATGGATGCAAATTGATTTTGTGGCTTCAATGAGTTCATTAACTTCTTGGGGATCTCGTGGTTTAGGAATGGCATCTGCACATACAATCGCTACTATCCTGAGATACTGGTACCAAGGATCTCCTCCTGGAGAAATGATCTCCTTGGGAGTAATTAGCGAAG GTCAATTTGGACTGCCTGAGGGGATTGTCTATTCAATGCCCGTAAGGTTTGAGAATGGCAGCTGGGAGATCGCTACAGAAATagaaattaatgaaaaaaatcaGTCATATCTTCTAATCCTGGCTTTTGATCTCATTCGG GAAAAACAATTTGCCTTAGGTGAAGTAACAGAACTGAATCCACAAAGAAGAG AAATCCATCCAATATATCGTGAAGtagcagaagaagaggaagacttTAAAGTACCTGATG AACCCACAACTTCCTTAATTGACCAAGAAAGACCCTTGGAAAGTGAAGATCAAACTGTTGTTGAGG AAATGGAAGATTCTGACGAGTACAAAGATATGGAAGAAGAAAACATTGAAGGTGAAGATGATTAA